The window TAATCTGGATTACATGCTTTAAACGGGACTGACTGGTTCAcactggaaataaataaatcaataaatcaacaaaCAACACAGTACCCACATTCAAATGTGTTTGAGGAGTTGGCTGCATAGCTGACTCATgtcctatttattattattatttgttactattattatttacatattattcaAAGGGTACATTGATTGATTagaccttttttgttgttgtttagttttttaGCTGATGAGTTGGTGTATAATCTATACCAAAAGGTTCTCatccctggtcctggagtaccccttGTCCTACACGTTTTAGTGATTTCCAAGCTCCCAACACATCAGATTCAATTAATCAGCTAATTTAGTAATCTTTCCTtgagtttgagagagagagagagagagagagagagtgttgtaAAATGTGCAAGACAAGGGGTAATCTAGAACCAGTGTTGGGAACCTGTGGCTttcagtgactatgtttacacggacggcagtaatctaattattgagcttattctgaataagacaatattctgattaaggtgtttacatgattcgcttttagaatattcctttcatgttcccgtttttacacgttatagaacacagagcgattaacggcacaggaatttcacgtatcgacatacagttggtctttgttatggtaccgtgtacagttttgggtgtttcattttaaatttttacaaaCGCCTCAAGTGGGGTtataattatttgtcgtgctgtacgtgcatttgtgtttgtgtttcattcgagtatgaccttaatcggattaagatcatcagaaatcgctgtttacgtgctagtttcttaatcagagtatcgtcttaatcgggttaatatcggattattgttgtccatgtaaacatactgagtgAGAGGGTAATGTAATCATCTGTCACATTCATTCGTTCActcgttcattcatcttcagtaacctctttatcctggtggaaatttagcatagccattCAATCAACCTTCCAGCATGTTTCTAGACAACAGAAGGGAAGCAAAGAACTCAGAAGAATCTAACACAcattgggagaacatgcacagaagctCTGCACATACAGTAAACTGAGCTAAGGATTGAACCCTGGAGCTCTGTAGAAGCAGCATGACCATCTGCACCACCATAACACCCCAGCTTTGTCACAATGAAGACTAAACAATGATTACGACTGCACATGTGGTAGTACATCACACTTATTTTCACTGAGCTGAGAATTCGACTGAACTGAAGCATCATATGAGCTAAGACATATGCAGCTTGACTAACTCAGTCTGTGTTTTGACAGCTGGTAGCTGCTCAGATCAAGCTGGATTGTGTTATGATGTTATAGTGTGAacataataacaattattaaatCACAAAACGAGCTGGTCAAGCTGATACATGGAAACGATTTCTATATCACATCATAGAcgagacgtttgggtttgaaatcaaaagatgaatatgtgacaatcgatcagaatttcagctttcctgatatttacatgtagagGTGTAAAACAACTTGGGACAGGGtacattttgtttgaacccacccattttttaagtaattaaaaaatattggaacatctGACTGACAGGTTTtgtcttgttgcccaggtgtgccctgttagattgactgctTAAACAATTAagagctctgaatgtctactcttgctTTGAGCCctatgaagactgcatttgttgttaaaaagggtaaatcaacatgaagaccagagagctatCTATGGGAAAAAGGCAAGCCATTTTCTTAAGCTTaggaaagagggaaaatctataagagccattgcacaagcattgggcgtagccaatacaacaatttggaatgtcctgaaaaagaaagaaaccgctggtgtactaacaaccagacattgaacgggtcggccaaggaaaaccacagcagctgatgacagaaacattgtgagagctgtgaagaaaagccCAAAAACAagagtcagtgacatcaccaacaaccaccacagggcaggagtgaaggtatcacaatccaccgttcgaagaagactttgagggcagaaatatagaagccaTACCACaggatgcaaaccactcatcagcagtaagaaactggaggccagattggaattcgtgAAGAAATacagccacaaaagttctggagccAAGAGTGGGCCAGCAGAAGTATAATCAAAAGTCTTGTCCAAGATAGCTCCTGCTGTAAACTACAACCCCAGGtctgaaaaaagttgggacagtatggaaaatgctaataaaaacaaagaggagtgatttgtaagtgttttttgacatttatttaaacaaaaaacatataaagacaaggtatttgatggtttacttaatcaactgcatagtttttttttgaagataaatgtttattttgaaattgatgcatgcaacacattccaaaaaaagttgggacaggggcaatttaggactaatagcgatgtgagaagttgaaataagaaggtattgtgaaacaggtgaggcagtatataaggagcctccaaaaaaggcctagccCTTCAAgacaaggatgggtcgaggcttgcCGATCTGCCAATAGATACGTCAGCGAATAATCGAACACTTAgtgaacaacattccccaaagacaattcgggaggattttgggcatttcaccttctacagtgcacaatataattaaaagattcagggaatccggtcaaatcttggtgcgtaaagggcaaggccgaaaaccacttttgaatgcacgtgatctccgatccctcagacgtcactgtcttaaaaaccgtcatgagtctgtaatggagatcctgacatgggctcgggaatactttggtaaacctttgtcggtcaacaccattcgccgctgcatccacagatgcaagttaaatctttactatgcaaagcagaagccatacatcaacactgtccagaagctccgcccacttctctgggctcggtctcatctgagatggacagtagcacagtggaatcgtgttttgtcgtccgacgagtcgacatttcaaatagtttttggacaaaacagccatcgtggtctccgggccaaagaggaaaaggaccatccgagCTGttagcgtcaggtccaaaagccagcgtctgtcatggtatgggggcgtgtcagtgaccatggcatgggtaacacaaacatctgtgagggcagcgttaatgcagaaagatacgTACACAATTTGGACCAACATAatctgccatccagagcaggacaacgtcaaaccacattctgcccggattacaagcgaaTGATCGTGTAAGCAGAGAGTTCGGGTGCTAGCATgtcctgctgcagtcctgacccgtctcccattgagaacgtacggcgcattatgaagcgcaaaataagacGACGAAGGCCCCGTACACTCGCGCAGCTGAAGAAACGCATAATGGATGAACGGTGGaaatttccacttgctaaacctAACCACCCGGTGTCTTCACTCCgtgtccaaacgcttaataagtgtgattaaaagaaaagctgacgTTACGCAGTGCTAAACAGTCGCCTGTCCcgactttttttgttgtgtgtcGCAGTcgtcagatttgaaatgagtgtctattttcaaaaataaatccaattcacaaagtaaaacaccGAATAATGTCCCAACAATGTGTTTTCAAAACAGTACagagtgaactgaattttcaattgaccctttttgcattttccatactgtcccaaatttttcgGAATTGGGCTTGTACATGTTTTATAACACAGATGCAATACAGAGCTCTGCACAGCTCTCactgtattttgtttagttttaaatGCCTTCACGGCGAGGGCGAATTATGCCACCTACAGGCGTCTTCACAACCCCTCACACAGtaagtgtctttttttccccgctGTGAATTTGGCCAAAGAAAAAGACCGGCATGAATGCACCGGGTGAGGAGGGCGCCATTTTGGTCCTAGGCTAATTATAAAGCACAGTGTAAAGCTATAGGAAGCTTTGCAGTCGAATGGTTCCCGAAACAATGTAGGTTTCctcaaatataaatacaatggaAGGGGACTGGGAACTTATAAATGGAGAAAATACCCTTTCTACAACTGAAACAGTGAAACTGAATAACTTAACGACTTTCCTCTTCCCTACTCTGCTGTAACTAGCTTTTGGCGCGTATGAGGAAAATACCGGCtgggttcttcttcttcttcgtacGCGAGTCTCCATTCCGAGTGCTGATTGGTGGAAGCAGGCGTCAATCACCGCTTAGCCGCTCCCCTCCCCCCATTCAGCCACTAGCTGTaatgttcctgtgtgtttactACTGTATTTAGGATAAGGACACGGTCACGTATATGCTCTGAGTCCTCAACAAAAAGTCTTGTTTATAGTCATTTTAAGGACACCTTTTAGGAATCCGCCATGCCCAAAAGAAAGGTATGTAAGTCCATTGTTTGTGTTGATAGTTTTACTTGAAATCAGTGAAGGAGTTGGCTATTGATAGCGCGCTGGTTATTGTAAAGCTATGTCCACAAGACTTCGCTTTAGGTCAATTCCCTTTGTTTGCAAAATAGAAAAATTTCCTAAGTATTTTagtcatttaagaaaaaatccTGCGGTACAAATCGATCCAAATTTCCATTATTTTCGAGAGTGCATTAGTACTGTTCTCCAGCAGCCTTACTCGGTGGAGTCTGAAATCTAGTTTTGGGCTCCATGCTGGTAAACCTCAAGCAGCCATGCTTTTCCAGTTCACTGTGAAAAAATGGCTCAGAACAAACGCTGTTTTTATCGCGTTAAACCTCTAAATGGGCTTCAACGGGGCTCGAAAAATGGCGCATGAAAATTCTTTTCAGTTGCACTCGCCAAGGTCTACTTTAATGGCGGCGAAAAgatatatttgttgttttttccctttgttCGTGCTGCCAGATGGCTGCAATGGCGGACATTTGTCGGCAGATGGCGCCTTGGATTTTCGCTTCGGCCCCTCCCCCTTGGGCTGGGAGTCGATCGCAAAAGAAGATTCTCCGATTCCAGGCTTTGGAAACTTAAGAGTCGACTCTCAAGCTTTGTTGTTGATTCGGCAAATAAAATTGATTCAGCTCAAGTTTAGTTCACACAGCTCCACGAGACTTAGTAGACTGAGGAGGAAATTCCAGTGTCACTGTCAATTgtttaataatatgaataagtATTGAAGCAgtgatttatttgtgtgtgtgtgtgtgtgtgtgtgtgtgtgtgtgtgagagagagagagagagagagagagagagagagagagtgtgtgtgtgtaaactggtCAACTAAACAAAAAGTGTTCTTACTATCGGTATACTGTTTTTAACAAGAcgaaaaaatcaattaaatagCTGGTGGTCAGCATattatgttaataaatgttaagaTCCATTATTATAATGCTGTGTAGTTTCTGCAGTGGTCTcaacccctgttaaaattgcaggtttttgtgatgggGGGGGAAACCAAGATAagtcatgtcagaactttttccaccctcagtgCGAAATTTCAGTATATAAAATTAAGGGGAAAAACGTGGGAAGAAAAGTGTAGGGAGAAATAGAAAACAACAACCGAAAAAAGTTACAATCACCTGGCTGTACGAGTTTGCCGACCCTTTTATAATCGGGGATGTGCCTGTGTTgggaatgaaccaatcacattcaatctcgtGTTCAAAAGTAATAATAACAGCTGTCATCATTgacattattctgattaaccccaaataaagatcagtggTTTCTGTAggatcttcttggtttcatctgactgctgaagccatggtccacaaagagcttacgaagcatgcatggtatctcactcgttgaaaggtatcgatcaggagaggaaTATAAAAGAATTTCTAGAACATGTAGGTGTACCATagaacaccgtgaaggccatcatcaacaagtagagaaaatggagcactacactgacatcaccaacacaGGATGTCCCTTCAAAATTTAAATAAGAagcaagacaaaaacttaccagggaggctgccaagagacctacggcaacattagaggagctgcaggaatatctgaccaGTACTAATTACTCTGTGCATGTTACAACAgtctcttgtattcttcacatgtctgggatATGGtgtagggtggctagacggaagcccgttttcacaaaaaaaaaaaacaccaaagaaACATCCAAGCTCAGCTAAataaccccaaaccatgtggcaaaatgtgttatggtctgacaAGACCAAATTCAacaggtataataattccaaaacACCAAAAATCCACCATACCtacagtaaagcatggtggtggcagcattatGCTTTAGGTCTGCTGTTCTTCAGCCAGacctggggcttttatcaaggtggaaacatacaggtgtctgctagtaagttggagatgaaaaggaatttcagctttcagcacGACAATGACTCAAAGCGTACATTAAAATCAACAATGGAATGGCTTAACAGCAATGTTTTTGAAAGGCCTTGCCAGAACCCAGCGGGCCGCGCACAGGAGATACCCTCACAAactgatggatctagaatgtttttgcaaggaagagtgagaaaatattgcTATGTCAGTCAAGATAGACTCCTACCGacaaagactgagtggtgtaataaaatcaaaaggtgcttcaacaaagtattagtttaggggtgtgcacacttatgcaactaggttattgtacgtgttttttatttttctttgtttctctaaagtttctgattgtttgtttttccttattTGGATactttcacattaaaggtggagaaatatctgacatgatttaacttagttttattcttttacatcacaaaatcctgacattttcacagtctcgtaaactttttatatccattgcatctgtcattttttttaacttattggtcatgatgtatgttttttttttttgttgtttttttaacccccCCCTCTATATTTCTTTCAGCAACAGGGTGCTGAGGCTGATGCAAAGGAAgaggtatgtaaactttttctgtcccccccccccccaatcccccATTTTGCTTGCATtagtttgacttttttttttttttttgatcaaacTAAACAAACTCTTCACGTCTAAACGTTTTACAATCTGCTCGCATTTGGTTAATTTTCTGTAAACGTTTACACGCAGTGGTTCGAATGAACCGTACATCACGTCATCGGTACTGTTTCGTGTCGAGTTTATGTTCTTTCTGCCCTTTCAGCCTCAGAGAAGATCCGCACGGTTATCCGCAGTAAGTCAACAGTTGTGTTGTTGCAAAATAACTTGCATGTGTTAAATATTATGTCACGTacagttgtttttgttgttcttgaAATTGCTTGAGTATTTGAACACCATCTCAGTAGTTAACTGCGTTTCGTTTCCAGAGACCGGCTCCTCCCAAACCTGAACCGAAGGCAAAAAAGCCAGCTAAGGTAAATACAAGTTTATAACGTTGCACTTCCTCAGAAGGCATTTATTACAAGTGATTTTACTTTTCGTGAAAACAGTTCGAATAGCAGCATCACAAGACGGAGTCAACTGTAATATCAGATGTATAAGATTATATGTAAATTTAGCAAATGCTATGCTAATCATGGGTCAGCTCTAGGTGGGATTTGGGTAGGGATTAGGTGTTTTGGTATTACTCAGCAAATGCAGTAACCCAGAAGTGACCATAGGGGGCACAGAATGTCCCCTGTCTGTTctcaccatatatatatatatatataaaatgatggaTAGGAAGAGTTCAGTTTGATAATTCTGtcctatctatttatttatcttgtacACTTATACTGCTGTGCTATTAAACTAATTCTACGTGAATGTTTGGGGGTGTCTGTGGGTACTTAAACGCTTTAATTAGTCTGAAATTGCATTTGAAAAACGAATGATTTACTGAGTATTAAATTATCTTGAAGATGTGAGTGTTtgggttattatttatttattttttaaactaggtttcttttttttttttcccctcatggAATCCAACCTGTTTTGGAATTACCGAACAATGAAAAATActctgcaaatatatatatatatatatatatatatatatatatatatatatatatatatatatatatatatataatataatttttttttttttttttccccctgacagAAAGACAAAGTGGTTAAAGACAAGAAAGAGGACAAAAAGAACAAGGGGAAGGCCAAGGAGTCTACAGAGCCAGAGGCCAATGAGGAAAATCACTCAGAAAATGGAGACGCCAAGAGCAACGCGGTACACTTCACACACATTGCTTTTATCGGTTTAAAAGTTTGAACAGGAGTCTTATGATCATGACGTTTATTTAATTCTGGTCAGATCAGGACCAGGTGTATTAGCGTTGTAAGTGAGCCGGGAAGCGTCTTTACTTGAGATGGGAAATTCGACAAAATGATAACGTGATAAATTATGCAAATATCACACACGTTGTGTTGTTTGCTTGTTACTTAGATTATTGCATTATGGGTACTTTTAGCATGTTTCATGAAAAATGTTCAACCAGTTAAAATAACTAGTTATGTTACACAATTTAattttaactggaaaaaaaaaagactattatTGAccaaataatacataaaaattgtaaatataatacatgtttatgtataatttttaatgatgataataataaatagttactATTATGTAGTACGTATAATAGTAATAAGGATTATATAAACGTATGTTAATTGTTTTGGATGTTGCATTGCTGACATCatctgtttttagttttaaacTTGGACATATGAGGGTGATGTAGAAAAATCTGAGAGATAGCTTTAGGACACGTACCAGCTGACCAGCTTTGAGTTTCTAataaacatacagtgccctccattaatattggcaccctttgtaacTATGAGCAAAGAAGGGAAAAGTGTTTGTTGTTTAACATTGTgatctttttgttaaaaaaaaaaaaaaaaaattccgcaAAAATCCCAgtccttttgctgcacatcacagctgtattccTTGTTCTTActtattgttatgaatgattaagggaatttggccgggatgttacctcatatttattcccctgtgacaggaagtcatggttgaacaatttcctgttcctattcacccagatgtactaaaaaaaagtaaaatatcagtgggaatatacttcaaatatatttttctcatatgaattcataggggtgccgaTAATCGTTGCACACCTATAATTAACAATTTTCTTcgcaactgtttgatatccatgagagcagagtatttttgtgaattttcttggaaaaaaaaaatcgaaaggTTTTAACAacaaagaatttttcacagccggctttgctcatatttatcaagggtgccaatattagtggcgtACACGCACTGTACGTCCTCCACACTTTCTTATGgtgtaattcaaacttcttGTATAATCAATTAcacttactggaaatgatgagtgactttatttattttttggtcagCCATAATTAATGCACATTTCATATGCTCGATAAAAtatacaagaagaagaagaagtgatCCCAGAGGTAGATcacaaaaatgataaaaaaaaaaatatataagatgGACACTCTAAGACAAATGTCTAAAGGACACTCACGGACAATGATTTCTATTAAGATAACGGTAGGGAAGATGATCCTGACGAACAaaccatttctgtttaaataaagatgtgCGTAGTGATCATGAACATCTCCTTTCCTCAGGTCGAGGAGACTCCAGCAGAAAATAAGGATGAAGCAAAGTCTGAGTAGCACCACTGCCTCACATCAGCTGTCTTTCCCTGTCCAGttcccatttatttttttatttttacccccCTTCCAcccttcagagcgctctcactCATGCTGGTGCCCCTCTCTTCAAGGCATATTGTTAACAGAGGAATATTTTTATCGATGATTTTATAAGTATCAGTACAGATTTTTAGCACAAACTAAAGCTGAATGCGGCGTACCTTGCAGATCTGCAGCAGTAAAATTTAGTTTCTGCAAGATGAACAcagtaaaatcttttttttttttttttaaatgtcatttcatGAGTGTCGATAGCTTGTTTAGTCTAGTAAGAGCATAAACACTTT is drawn from Ictalurus furcatus strain D&B chromosome 8, Billie_1.0, whole genome shotgun sequence and contains these coding sequences:
- the hmgn6 gene encoding high mobility group nucleosome binding domain 6; amino-acid sequence: MPKRKQQGAEADAKEEPQRRSARLSARPAPPKPEPKAKKPAKKDKVVKDKKEDKKNKGKAKESTEPEANEENHSENGDAKSNAVEETPAENKDEAKSE